In a single window of the Pandoraea pulmonicola genome:
- the murB gene encoding UDP-N-acetylmuramate dehydrogenase, whose protein sequence is MLQLQRDASLREFNTFGLPATARYLVTIDSEAALLEALATPELSGLPRLVLGGGSNVVLTRDFDGVVLRMAIRGRERLADDAHARYVRGGAGEVWHDFVDWTLSQDCPGLENLALIPGTLGAAPIQNIGAYGLELAERFAELRALDTATGQFVRLTREACAFGYRDSLFKREPGRYIVVAVTLRLPQPWQAVTGYADVSRTLADAGIETPDARQLFDAVAGIRRRKLPDPMELGNAGSFFKNPVVDAATFAALRERFPQAVGYAQPDGTSKVAAGWLIDQCGWRGKSLGRAGVHERQALVLVNRGGASGADIVALARAVQASVQARFGITLEPEPLVL, encoded by the coding sequence ATGCTCCAGTTGCAACGCGACGCCAGTCTGCGCGAATTCAACACCTTCGGCCTGCCCGCCACCGCCCGCTATCTCGTGACGATCGACAGCGAGGCGGCGCTGCTGGAGGCCCTCGCCACGCCCGAGCTGAGTGGCTTGCCCCGGCTCGTCCTCGGCGGCGGCAGCAACGTGGTGCTCACGCGCGACTTCGACGGCGTGGTGCTGCGCATGGCGATTCGCGGCCGCGAACGTCTCGCCGACGACGCGCATGCGCGATACGTGCGCGGTGGCGCGGGCGAAGTCTGGCACGACTTCGTCGACTGGACGCTCTCGCAAGACTGCCCCGGCCTCGAAAACCTCGCGCTGATTCCCGGCACGCTGGGCGCGGCGCCCATCCAGAACATCGGCGCCTACGGGCTCGAACTGGCCGAGCGCTTCGCCGAGCTGCGCGCACTCGATACGGCGACCGGCCAGTTCGTTAGGCTCACGCGCGAGGCGTGCGCGTTCGGCTACCGCGACTCGTTGTTCAAACGCGAGCCGGGCCGCTACATCGTCGTGGCGGTGACGCTGCGCCTGCCGCAACCGTGGCAGGCCGTCACAGGCTATGCCGACGTGTCTCGCACGCTCGCCGACGCCGGTATCGAGACCCCCGACGCCCGTCAGCTATTCGATGCGGTCGCAGGCATTCGCCGTCGCAAACTGCCCGATCCGATGGAGCTCGGCAATGCGGGCAGCTTCTTCAAGAACCCCGTGGTCGATGCGGCGACGTTCGCCGCGCTGCGCGAGCGTTTCCCGCAAGCGGTGGGCTATGCACAACCCGACGGCACCTCGAAGGTGGCCGCCGGCTGGCTCATCGACCAGTGCGGCTGGCGCGGCAAGTCGCTCGGCCGGGCGGGCGTGCATGAACGTCAGGCGCTGGTGCTCGTCAATCGCGGCGGCGCGAGCGGCGCCGATATCGTCGCGCTCGCGCGCGCCGTGCAGGCCAGTGTGCAGGCGCGCTTCGGCATCACGCTCGAACCCGAACCGCTCGTGCTTTGA
- a CDS encoding YajQ family cyclic di-GMP-binding protein encodes MPSFDVVSEANMVEVKNAVEQANKEISTRFDFKGSDSRVEHKEQELTLFADDNFKLDQVTQVLVSKMAKRNVDVRFLDYGKIEKISGDKVKQVVKVKKGVEGDLAKKIVRLIKDSKMKVQASIQGDSVRISGAKRDDLQSAIALLRKDVTDTPLDFNNFRD; translated from the coding sequence ATGCCATCGTTTGACGTGGTTAGCGAAGCCAACATGGTAGAGGTCAAGAACGCCGTCGAGCAGGCCAACAAGGAAATCTCGACGCGATTCGACTTCAAGGGATCGGACTCGCGCGTCGAGCACAAGGAGCAGGAGCTGACGCTGTTCGCGGACGACAACTTCAAGCTCGATCAGGTCACGCAGGTGCTCGTCAGCAAGATGGCCAAGCGCAACGTGGACGTGCGCTTCCTCGACTACGGCAAGATCGAGAAGATCAGCGGCGACAAGGTCAAGCAGGTGGTCAAGGTCAAGAAGGGCGTCGAAGGCGATCTGGCCAAGAAGATCGTGCGTCTGATCAAGGACAGCAAGATGAAGGTGCAGGCGAGCATTCAGGGCGACAGCGTGCGCATCTCGGGCGCCAAGCGCGACGATCTGCAAAGCGCCATCGCGCTGCTGCGCAAGGACGTGACCGACACGCCGCTCGACTTCAACAACTTCCGCGACTGA